In Oncorhynchus kisutch isolate 150728-3 linkage group LG7, Okis_V2, whole genome shotgun sequence, one DNA window encodes the following:
- the LOC109894167 gene encoding coiled-coil domain-containing protein 86-like, with protein MSTSEKTTPNEGLDAEEDELPPPVGTRTRSGRRVRTPAVYLDSEVPKTPTRRTRKSVIQELPNENQTEPKPAVVVVELVAEEALSKKLQSRESKSNALATAEAYPKPVKSDKPVGKSLGTFIQVVSHHCTEKENKVGPVPMETVPDRPNKTAKKRTLDLIPLGKPKSGRVWKDRNKQRFSALVRDKPLCSSWEKKMAAKREKELVKKYSLQLKEDKAREKEEKRKRHEENLKRRAENERKAEVVQVIRNTTKIKRMKKKQLRKIEKRDTLAMLQKSRPRNPKAAQKGGKGDK; from the exons ATGTCGACAAGTGAGAAAACAACACCAAACGAAGGACTGGATGCCGAAGAGGACGAGTTGCCTCCTCCCGTTGGGACTCGGACTCGTAGCGGGCGTAGAGTACGAACCCCAGCTGTGTATCTTGACTCTGAAGTACCGAAGACTCCAACACGCCGAACAAGGAAATCTGTCATTCAAGAGTTACCGAATGAGAACCAGACGGAACCCAAACCAGCGGTTGTAGTCGTGGAACTCGTTGCCGAAGAGGCTCTTTCGAAAAAACTTCAAAGCAGGGAGTCCAAATCAAATGCATTGGCAACAGCTGAGGCATACCCAAAACCAGTCAAATCAGACAAACCTGTAGGGAAATCATTAGGTACATTTATTCAAGTTGTGTCACATCATTGTACCGAGAAGGAAAACAAGGTTGGTCCCGTACCAATGGAGACGGTTCCGGACCGCCCAAATAAAACAGCCAAAAAGAGGACTCTTGACCTGATACCTTTGGGGAAACCGAAATCCGGACGGGTATGGAAGGACCGCAACAAGCAAAG GTTCTCTGCTCTTGTAAGAGACAAGCCACTGTGCTCCTCCTGGGAGAAGAAGATGGCAGCCAAGCGAGAGAAGGAGCTGGTGAAGAAATATTCCCTGCAACTGAAGGAGGACAAAGCCAGGGAGAAAGAG GAAAAGAGGAAGCGGCATGAGGAAAACTTGAAAAGGCGAGCTGAGAATGAGAGGAAGGCCGAAGTTGTGCAAGTG ATCCGGAACACAACGAAGATCAAGAGGATGAAGAAGAAACAGCTGAGGAAGATTGAGAAGAGGGACACACTCGCCATGCTGCAGAAATCACGGCCCAGGAACCCAAAAGCTGCACAGAAAGGTGGCAAAGGGGACAAGTAG
- the LOC109894168 gene encoding beta-galactosidase-like: protein MTITTTEGEEMAGSTSIQFVPWAFHETAAYRYIPCNFHELSPDRYNFSGDRDLEHFLQLAQDIGLLVVLRPGPYICGEWDMGCLPAWLLHKKDIVLHSSDPDYIAAADKWMGKLLPMLKRSFIGTVDPSLLFRWRMSTAATLPVTTTT, encoded by the exons atgacaATTACTACCACGGAGGGAGAAGAGATGGCAGGAAGTACGAGCATACAGTTTGTGCCTTGGGCATTCCATGAGACTGCCGCCTACCG GTACATCCCCTGCAATTTCCATGAGCTCTCCCCGGATCGGTACAACTTCAGTGGGGACAGGGATCTAGAACACTTCCTGCAATTGGCCCAAGACATTGGTCTGCTGGTTGTACTGAGGCCTGGGCCCTATATCTGTGGAGAGTGGGATATG GGGTGCTTGCCTGCCTGGCTGCTCCACAAGAAAGACATTGTCCTGCATTCCTCAGACCCAG ATTACATTGCAGCTGCTGACAAGTGGATGGGCAAACTACTGCCAATGTTAAAGCGTTCCTTTATCGGAACAGTGGACCCATCATTACTGTTCAG gtggagAATGAGTACGGCAGCTACTTTGCCTGTGACTACAACTACCTGA
- the LOC109893853 gene encoding E3 ISG15--protein ligase HERC5-like, producing MVYFLSLVHPILTNSLEWRRSVISCLGFSVGWPCTTTTWCTSPFTMAFFKKLVNIKPSLENLREFSPIEAGKKFVDTYVNYIFNQSIEKVFEEFRKGFFKVCDMDVVEFYQPEELRGVLGKENVDWETLKQLPIYPFKETLQNQLIEPQQKLLE from the exons ATGGTGTATTTCTTGTCTCTTGTCCATCCCATCCTCACTAACAGCCTAGAGTGGAGGAGAAGCGTGATTTCCTGTTTGGGGTTCTCTGTGGGATGGCCCTGTACAACAACAACATGGTGCACTTCCCCCTTCACCATGGCATTCTTCAAGAAGCTGGTGAACATCAAGCCCTCTTTAGAGAACTTGAGAGAGTTTAGCCCCATTGAAGCAGG GAAGAAGTTTGTTGACACCTATGTGAACTACATCTTCAACCAGTCAATAGAGAAGGTGTTTGAAGAGTTCAGGAAAGGCTTCTTCAAGGTGTGTGACATGGACGTGGTGGAGTTCTACCAGCCAGAGGAACTGAGGGGAGTGTTGGGGAAGGAGAACGTCGACTGGGAAACGCTGAAACAG CTTCCCATATACCCCTTCAAAGAGACACTACAGAACCAGCTTATAGAGCCACAACAGAAGCTTCTGGAATGA